Proteins from a single region of Campylobacter sputorum:
- a CDS encoding catalase, translated as MNKLTTTAGNIIADNQNSITAGKNGPLLMQDYQLIEKLAHQNRERIPERTVHAKGAGAYGELVITQDISKYTKASCLQKGEKTKMLIRFSTVAGEAGAADAERDVRGFAMKFYTKEGNWDLVGNNTPVFFIRDAYKFPDFIHTQKRDPSTHLRSNDAAWDFWTLVPESLHQVTILMSDRGIPASFRHMHGFGSHTYSFINSKNERFWVKFHFKTAQGIKNLTNKEAAEVIAKDRESNIRDLYQSIEKGDFPRWNFKIQIMSEKDAKNCGFNPFDLTKVWSHKDYPLIDVGYFELNKNPQNYFNEIEQATFSPSNIVPGIGFSPDKMLQARIFSYADAHRYRVGTHYAQLPVNRPIVDVNTYTVGGSMNNGMYNVESKKYYEPNSYNGPAEDKSFLEPDLELDGAAQRFGYDDEDYYSQPKALFDLMNDSQKSQLFNNIADSMDGVSDEVKQRALKHFEKIDTAYAKGVIEALNKKCK; from the coding sequence ATGAACAAATTAACTACAACAGCCGGCAACATTATAGCCGATAATCAAAATAGCATAACAGCAGGTAAAAATGGACCTCTTTTAATGCAAGATTACCAACTTATAGAAAAACTTGCACATCAAAATAGGGAGAGAATACCTGAGAGAACAGTGCATGCAAAAGGAGCTGGCGCTTATGGAGAACTTGTTATAACACAAGATATATCAAAGTATACTAAAGCAAGCTGTTTGCAAAAAGGCGAAAAGACTAAAATGCTTATTCGTTTTTCAACTGTTGCAGGGGAAGCTGGTGCAGCAGATGCCGAAAGAGATGTTAGAGGCTTTGCAATGAAATTTTATACAAAAGAAGGAAATTGGGATTTAGTAGGAAACAACACCCCTGTATTTTTTATTCGCGATGCTTATAAATTTCCTGATTTTATACATACGCAAAAAAGAGATCCATCTACTCATCTTCGTTCAAATGATGCTGCTTGGGATTTTTGGACTTTGGTACCAGAAAGTTTGCATCAAGTAACAATTCTTATGAGCGATAGAGGAATTCCTGCAAGTTTTCGCCATATGCATGGTTTTGGAAGCCATACTTATAGTTTTATAAATTCAAAAAATGAGAGATTTTGGGTTAAATTTCACTTTAAAACTGCACAAGGTATAAAAAATTTAACAAATAAAGAGGCTGCTGAAGTAATTGCAAAAGATAGAGAAAGTAATATTAGGGATTTATATCAAAGTATTGAAAAAGGCGATTTTCCAAGATGGAATTTCAAAATTCAAATTATGAGTGAAAAAGATGCAAAAAATTGCGGATTTAATCCTTTTGATTTAACTAAAGTTTGGTCGCATAAAGATTATCCTCTTATAGATGTCGGTTATTTTGAGTTAAACAAAAATCCTCAAAATTATTTTAATGAGATAGAACAAGCTACTTTTAGTCCATCAAACATAGTTCCAGGAATTGGATTTAGCCCAGATAAAATGCTTCAAGCTAGGATATTTAGTTATGCAGATGCACATAGATATAGAGTTGGAACACACTATGCACAACTTCCAGTAAATCGCCCGATAGTCGATGTAAATACTTATACAGTTGGCGGATCTATGAATAATGGAATGTATAATGTTGAGAGTAAAAAATACTATGAACCAAATAGTTATAATGGCCCAGCTGAGGATAAAAGTTTTTTAGAGCCAGATTTAGAGCTTGATGGTGCAGCACAGAGATTTGGTTATGATGATGAGGATTACTACTCACAACCAAAAGCTTTGTTTGACTTAATGAATGATTCTCAAAAATCTCAACTTTTTAACAATATTGCAGATAGTATGGATGGAGTTAGTGATGAAGTAAAACAAAGAGCTTTAAAGCACTTTGAAAAAATAGACACAGCTTATGCAAAAGGTGTTATAGAGGCACTTAATAAAAAATGCAAATAA